Within Ralstonia pickettii DTP0602, the genomic segment CGGTGGTCGGCGGCTTTGCCTTCGGCGATACGCCCAAGAACGGCCTGACGGTGATTGTCTCGACCCGCGGCGATGCCGGGTTCGCCCGCGAGACCGCCCAGGCGCTGGTGACGCCAGCCTGGCTTGGGCGCGCAGCCTTCACGCCCGAGTTGACGTCGCTTGACGAGGCGGTCGCGCTGGCCAAGGCCGCCGGCGAGGACCACGCGCGCCCGCCCGTATTGCTGGCCGATGTGGCAGACAACCCCGGCGGCGGCGGACGCGGTAATACCCCTTTCCTGCTGGACGCGTTATTGCGCGCCGGCGTGCGCGATGCCGTGCTGGGTGTGGTCACGGATCCCGAGCTCAGCGCGCAGGCCCATGCCCTCGGCATGGGCACTGAATTCACCGCCCACTTCAATCGCGGCGAAAGCACCGCCTGTTCCGAAGCCTTCAGCGCGCCCGCCACGGTACTACGGCTGCATTCGGGTCAAGGCATTGGACGCCGGGGGCAGCTGGCCGGATGCAGCTTTAACCTGGGCCCGTCAGCCCTGCTGCGAGTGGGCGGCGTGCAGGTCGTGGTGATCACCAATCGCCATCAATGCCACGAGCCCGTTTTCTTCGAGATGTTCGGCATCGATATCGCAGCGGCACGCACGGTGGTAGTGAAATCGCGCGGCCATTTCCGCGCCGCCTTCGACGAATTCTTCGCCCCCGAACAGATCTTCAGCGTCGACGCGCCGGGCCTGACCTCGCCGGTATTGTCGCGCTTCGACTTCCGGCGTCTGCCCCGGCCCGTCGTCCCCCTGGACACCATGACAGAGTGGACACCGCACATCCGCCTGTTGAGCTGACCGCTCCCACCCATGACCATCCGGTTCGACATGCACTCTACTCTCGACACCCTCGATACACCCGCAGCCGTCATCGACGTGACGCGCATGCAGCACAACATCGATCGGATGCAGCAGCGCATGAATGCGCTCGGCGTACGCTTCCGCCCCCACGTCAAGACCTCCAAGTGCACGCCGGTCGTGCGTGCCCAGCTCGCCGCCGGCGCGACGGGTATCACGGTCTCTACGCTCAAGGAAGCCGAATATTTTCTCGCCGAGGGCGTCACCGACATCCTCTATGCCGTTGGCATGGCCGCGCACCGGCTTCCCCAGGCGCTGGCCTTGCGCCGGCGAGGCTGCGACCTGAAGATCCTCACCGACAGCGTGGCCTCCGCTGAAGCGATTGCAGAATTCGGGCGAGCGAACGGAGAAGTCTTCGAGGTCCTGATCGAGATCGACACGGACGGCCACCGCTCCGGCATCCAGCCCGAGGACCCTGCGCTGCTGGACGTCGGCCGCGCCCTGCACGATGGGGGCATGCGGCTGGGCGGGGTGTTGACCCACGCTGGCTCGAGCTATGAGCTTGACACCGCTGAGGCCCTGGGCGCCATGGCCGAGCAAGAACGCACCGGCTGCGTGCGTGCGGCCGAGCGTCTGCGGGCGGCACACCTGCCCTGCCCGGTGGTCAGCGTCGGCTCGACCCCGACGGCTCTTTCCGCCGCGCAGCTCGATGGTGTCACCGAGGTGCGGGCCGGCGTCTATGTTCTGTTTGACCTGGTGATGAGCAACGTGGGCGTCTGCACCACCGATGACATCGCGCTCAGCGTACTGACGACGGTGATCGGCCACCAGACCGACAAGGGCTGGGCCATTGTCGACGCCGGGTGGATGGCGATGAGCCGCGATCGCGGCACCCAGAAGCAGAAGCGGGACTATGGCTATGGGCTGGTCTGCACGATCGACGGCACGGTGTTGCAAGGCTACGTGCTGAGCGGCGCCAACCAGGAGCACGGCATCGTGTCGCGCGAAGGCGTGCCTGATGGTGACATCGCCGGGCGTTTTCCGGTTGGCACGCGGCTGCGCATCCTGCCCAATCACGCGTGTGCGACCGGCGCGCAGTTCCCCGAATACCGGGCGCTCGCCAAAGGCGGTGAACTGGCGCTATGGGAGCGCTTCCATGGCTGGTGACACGGGCGCGGCAAGGATCGAACGCGGAAGTCTTCTACAATGGCGGCCATGTGTCCGCAGCGCCGGACGCGCGACGGAAAACCATCCATGCCAGCGAAGAAGAAACTCCCGGGAAAGGCCGCCCCGGGCAAGGCCGCCCCGAATCCGCAGCAAGCCACGCTGAGCGCCATCGTGGCGCGCATCGACAGCATCCGCGACACGCTGGGCGTCACCGGCCAGCGCATTGCCGACTTCATTGCTGGTCATCCGGAAGAAGTGGTCCATATGTCCGTCAGCGAAGTGGCCGAGCGCACCGGCGCCAGTGAAGGCAGCGTGGTCGGGCTGTGCAAGACGCTCGGCGCCACCGGCTTCCAGCAGTTGAAGATCGTGCTGGCGCAGGAGATCGTGCAGCCGGTCCAGATGATCCACGAAGACCTGGAACCGAAGGACGATGCGGCGGCAGTCGTGCGCAAGATCTTCCAGAGCAATGTGCAGACGTTGCGCGATACCCAGTCAACCCTGGATGTGGCGGCGCTGCAGCGCGCGGTTCATATCCTGAAGAAAGCCAAGCGCATCGAGATCTACGGCATCGGCAGCGCGGCCACCATCGCCGAGGACGCGCATTACCGCATGCTGCGCATCGGCCTTAACGCCAAGGCCGTGGTGGATTCGCATGTGCAGGTCATCAGCGCGGCATTGACGGGGCCGGATGTCGCGGTGCTGACCATCTCGCATTCCGGCAGCACGTATGAAACCGTGACGGCGACGCGACTGGCGAAGGAGGCCGGCGCGCACACCATCTGCATCACCAACTTCGGCAAATCGCCGATCCAGGCCTTCTCCGATGTGGTGCTGCTCACAATGGCACGCGAGACCCACTTTCGCACGGAGGCGATGACGAGCCGCCTGGCACAACTGGCGATCATCGATGTGCTGATCGCCTGCCTGGCGCTGACCGACTACGACCGCGCGGTCAAGACCATCCGCCACACCTTCGACGTACTGTCGCTCAAACGCTATTGAGCCTGGCGTGCAGGGCCGTGCGGCCGGCACACCATGTGTCCAGCAACTGGGCCGGGGTCTCCGCCTCCGCCCCGGAGCCGGTGCCAAGCAGCAGATATGACATGCCCATCGCGACCGCGCCCGCGGCATCGGTCGCCGGGTTGTCGCCGATCATCAGCGCCTGCGCCGGCCTCGCCTGCAACCGCCGCAGTCCTTCGTGGAACAGCGCATCGGAGGGCTTGCCGATGATGCACTCCGGATGCACGCCGGCACAGGCTGTCAGCGCGGCGAGCAGCGCACCGGTTTCCGGCACGCAGGTGCCGTTGTCGCCGGGATGGCTGAGGTCGGGATTGGTGACCACCAGCCTGGCGCCGGCGCGCAGCACGTTCGCCGCCAGCGCCAGCTTGCCGTAGCTGAAGTCGGGATCGCGCGCCAGCAGCACCACGTCAGGGCCCTGTTCCACCAGTTGGCAACCGATCCGCTTCGCATGGCGGCGCAATGCCGGGCTGCCCAACAACAGCACCCGCGCCTCTGGGGAGGTGCGGCGCAGCCAGTCCACGGACATTTCGCCGGCAAGCACGAGTTGCTCCGGTGCAACGGCCAGGCCCATGCGGCGCAGCTTGCGCGACATGCCGGCCGCCGTGTCGGTCGAGTTGTTCGACACGATGGCATAGCGGCCCTGCAACGCCTCGAGCAGCGCGGCCGCGCCCGGCATGGCCGCGCCGTTGCGGATCAGCGTACCGTCCAGGTCGACGATGTAGCGCCATGCCGGCGCGCGCCAGGGCGGCAGCGCCGGCCGCGGGATGGGGACATCGTCGGTGGCACGTTGGCCGGAGGGGAACCGCCTGATATCTGTCATCTTTGCGTTCGATCATTTTGAACAACGCTCATTCTACATACACTTTTTATTGAGCACTGTTCATTTGATTGTCATGTAGGTCTTCTAGCATCCGTGTTGTCCCATCCCCCACCACGCGACACGGAACCTCCATGAACACCCTGCGAACGAGATGTCTCGCTGTACTGGCTGGCGTTGTACTGAGCTCGGCGCTTGCCGGCTGCGGCGGCGGAGATGACTCCGCATCCACGGCAACGTCACAGCAACTTTCATCGGCACAAGCGAACGAGCAGAAGAAGCCGGCGGACACGCTGCGCTGCGCCCCCTGAGCCTCTGTTGATCCCCTCCCCACGCCATCGCCCACAGGTCAGCCACATGCAATCCAACGACAGACGCAATTTCCTCCGCACCGCCACCCAGGCCATGGGTGCGGCCGCCGCGCTCACGGTGCTGCCGCCGAGCATCCGCCGCGCGCTTGCCGTGCCCGCCGCCGTAGAGACGCGCACCATCAAGGACGTCAAGCACATCGTCATCCTGATGCAGGAAAACCGTGCCTTCAATCACTACTTCGGCACCATGAAAGGGGTGCGGGGCTTCGGCGACCGCTTCCCGATCCCGCTCGAAAACGGCAAGCCGGTCTGGTACCAGTCGGATGGCACGAAGGAGATTCCGCCCTTCCACCTGGACAAGCAGACCATGAACGCCCTGCTGGTCCCGAGCACGCCGCACTCGTTCTCGGATGCGCAGGCGGCATGGAACCAGGGCAAGTTCGGTTTGTGGCCCAAGTTCAAGAAGCCGTATTCGATGGGCTATTACAAGCGCGACGACATCCCCTTCCAGTTCGCGCTGGCCGAAGCCTTCACCATCTGCGACGCCTATCACTGCTCCATCACCACCGGCACGGATCCCAACCGCATCGTCTTCTTCTCGGGTTCCAACTTCAATCCTGAGCTCCGCGCGAGCGGCATCAACTGCACCGATACGGACTCCGAGCCGAACAACCTGCGCTGCTGGATCAAGGGCGCGCTGCCGACGCCGGGCTACACCTATGCCGGTTCGTCCTTCCATTGGCCGACGATTCCCGATGTCCTGCAAAAGGCCGGCATCAGCTGGCGCATCTACCAGAATCCGAACGACAACTGGACTGGCGCGATGCACGGTGGCCTGGCCTTCGATTCGTTCCGCACGGCGCAGCCGGAGTCGCCGACGTACAAGGAAGGCATGAGCCTGTGGACCATCGAGGACCTGCAGCGCGACGTGATGAACGGCACGCTGCCCGAGGTAGTGTGGGTGCTGCCGACCAAGCTGCAGTCCGAACACCCCGGCGCGCCGTCAAGCCCGCAGCACGGCGGCAACTTCACCGCCCAGGTGCTGAATGCACTGACGTCGAACCCGGACGTCTGGAGCAAGACCGTGTTCTTCCAGACCTTCGACGAGAACGACGGGCTGTTCGATCACCTGCCGCCGCCGGCCGTGCCCTCCTACAACCTGGATGGCACGCTCGCCGGAAAGGCGACGCTGCCGCTGGAAGGCGAGTATTTCTCCGACCCGGCACGCAAGTACCTGCATCCCGAAGACACCATCAGCGGCAACCTGCGCCCGTGGGGATTGGGCCCGCGCGTGCCGATGTACGTGGTATCGCCATGGAGCAAGGGGGGCTGGGTCAATTCGCAGACGTTCGACCATTCGTCTGTGGGGCTGTTCCTCGAACAGCGCTTCGGCATCACCATTCCCGCCATCAGCCCCTGGCACCGCGCGGTCTGCGGCGATCTGACCTCGGCCTTCGATTTCGCCACGCCTAACGACCCGAAGTTCCCCGCACTGCCCGATACCAGCGACTACGCGATCATCGAAGCCCAGCAGAAGACCATGCCGGCGCCGACGCCGCCCGCCACGCCACAGCCGCTGTTCCAGGAAATCGGCACCCGCTTCTCGCGCGCACTGCCCTACGAGCTGCACACCAGCGCGCGCGTCGACAGCGCCGGCCGCAGCGTGACCCTGCTCTTCGCCAACAGCGGCGCGCAGGGCGCGGTGTTTCATGTCTACGACAAGCTCCACCTGGACCGCATCCCGCGACGCTACACCGTGGAAGCGGACAAGACCTTGTCGGACGCGTGGGACCTCGTCGCGGACAACGGCAAGTACGACCTGTGGGTGCTCGGACCGAACGGCTTCGTCCGGCATTTCACCGGCACTGTGGCCGCCAGCGGCGCGCAGCCGGAGTGCCAGGTTTGCTACGACCCGAAGCACGGCCAGTTGTACCTGCATATGCGCAACACCGGCAACGCCGCGTGCACGGTGACGGTAAAGGCCAACGCGTACCGGAACGATGGCCCGTGGACGCTGACCGTACCCGCGGGCGGCGAGGTCGTGGAAGAGCGCTGGTCGCTGGAAAGGAGCGCGCGCTGGTACGACTTCAGTGTGGTGCGCGCGGACGACACGAGCTACCTGCGGCGCTTTGCCGGCCGCCTGGAAACCGGCAAGGACAGCGTCAGCGATCCGGCCATGGCGATGCCCGGTGCGTGACCGCCGGCGCCTGGTGACTTTTTGATTTGAAGCGGGCGGCCTGCCTTGGTGCAGGCCGCTTGCACATTCGCCGCCGTCGGCGGCGGCTTTAGAGGGGCTGAATGCCCCTGATATCCGCGCCGCCGCGTGCGCGGCGATGCCCAGCCTGTAGTTTTCCCAGCCACGTTCGGCGCCTCGCCGTATTCCTGGAACCCCGTCAGGTCGCTTGCATCCGGTACGAGGTGATCTCGCTTGGGCCGCGTGCATGACGAACGCAAACCGTCGATATGTTCCTGCAGCCCTTGCGGAACCGCCCGCCACATCGGGTCGAGAATGAAATCAACGCCTTCGCGACGGGCCTGCTTGGCGGCTGGCACGAAGTCAGCATCCCCTGCTATCAGAACGATCTGATCCACTTGCTTCTTGAAGGCAAGTGACGCGACGTCGATGCCTATTCGCATGTCTACACAGCCGCAGAGCCAGCTTGCGTTTGGCCCGCAACCGATCAAACGCACTATCGGGCTGAGCACCATAGTGCGAGCTGCGTGGTTGCTACTCAGTCAGTTGGTCGCGATAAAGACAGGCTACGAGCCTTGATGTCGTCTCCTCAGAGGCTTCCACCGATCGGGATCGACAATCACTTGCGCGTAACATCGACAGCGATTTCTGAGTCACCGCCAGCACCGGCCCCACGCCCCGGCCGCCGCACAGCCCTCACCTTCCCACTGTTGCCGCCCCCGCAAAAGAACTTCTCCCCTCCGTCGGACTCCAGCCCCGACACCCCCACGCCCGCCGGCATCTCGATGCTCTCGAGCACCGCGCCCGTGCGCGCATCGACGTGCCGCAGTTCGCTGGCATCGTCTTCCCAGGTGCCATGCCACAGCTCGCCATCGACCCAGGTGACGCCGGTGACAAAGCGGTCGGAAGCAATGGTGCGCAGGATCGCGCCGGTCTGCGGATCGACCTGGTGGATCTTGCGTTCGCTGTACTGGCCGACCCAGAGCGTCCCTTCTGCCCAGGCGAGCCCGGAGTTGCCGCCGCCCGGCGGGGCGGGGATGGTAGCGAGCACGGCGCCAGTCTGCGGATCGATCTTCTGGATGCGCTCGCCGTCGATCTGGAACAGGTGCTTGCCATCGAAGGCGGTTCCGGCATTGGCCGCCACATCGAGCGAGCGCGCAACCTGCCCGTTCGCCGGGTCAAAGGCATTGAGCTTGTCCCCGGTGGCGATCCAGACATGCCGGCCGTCGTACGAGACGCCATGCACGTTGTCGACGCCGGGGAACGGGCCGTATTCACGG encodes:
- a CDS encoding MlrC family protein 3 (K14317: NUP214, CAN; nuclear pore complex protein Nup214), whose amino-acid sequence is MSNSRIAILGFAIESNRFAPVSTRADFVDRAYLAGSALLADARAAAPAMTPEIPAFVRRMDASGPWTPVPILFANAESGGPVDHAFFLETLAVFERELRAALPLDAVYICEHGAAITTEEDDPDGVVFETVRAIVGPSVPVVATVDLHANVSDRMVDAVDTLVSYRRNPHTDMAERGTEAAEILMELMRGARFCVAHVRMPVCAPPTQLLTAPGTGPYADMIQQAEALDDPRIVNISVVGGFAFGDTPKNGLTVIVSTRGDAGFARETAQALVTPAWLGRAAFTPELTSLDEAVALAKAAGEDHARPPVLLADVADNPGGGGRGNTPFLLDALLRAGVRDAVLGVVTDPELSAQAHALGMGTEFTAHFNRGESTACSEAFSAPATVLRLHSGQGIGRRGQLAGCSFNLGPSALLRVGGVQVVVITNRHQCHEPVFFEMFGIDIAAARTVVVKSRGHFRAAFDEFFAPEQIFSVDAPGLTSPVLSRFDFRRLPRPVVPLDTMTEWTPHIRLLS
- a CDS encoding hypothetical protein (K01101: E3.1.3.41; 4-nitrophenyl phosphatase [EC:3.1.3.41]) — protein: MTDIRRFPSGQRATDDVPIPRPALPPWRAPAWRYIVDLDGTLIRNGAAMPGAAALLEALQGRYAIVSNNSTDTAAGMSRKLRRMGLAVAPEQLVLAGEMSVDWLRRTSPEARVLLLGSPALRRHAKRIGCQLVEQGPDVVLLARDPDFSYGKLALAANVLRAGARLVVTNPDLSHPGDNGTCVPETGALLAALTACAGVHPECIIGKPSDALFHEGLRRLQARPAQALMIGDNPATDAAGAVAMGMSYLLLGTGSGAEAETPAQLLDTWCAGRTALHARLNSV
- a CDS encoding transcriptional regulator; its protein translation is MAAMCPQRRTRDGKPSMPAKKKLPGKAAPGKAAPNPQQATLSAIVARIDSIRDTLGVTGQRIADFIAGHPEEVVHMSVSEVAERTGASEGSVVGLCKTLGATGFQQLKIVLAQEIVQPVQMIHEDLEPKDDAAAVVRKIFQSNVQTLRDTQSTLDVAALQRAVHILKKAKRIEIYGIGSAATIAEDAHYRMLRIGLNAKAVVDSHVQVISAALTGPDVAVLTISHSGSTYETVTATRLAKEAGAHTICITNFGKSPIQAFSDVVLLTMARETHFRTEAMTSRLAQLAIIDVLIACLALTDYDRAVKTIRHTFDVLSLKRY
- a CDS encoding alanine racemase, whose translation is MTIRFDMHSTLDTLDTPAAVIDVTRMQHNIDRMQQRMNALGVRFRPHVKTSKCTPVVRAQLAAGATGITVSTLKEAEYFLAEGVTDILYAVGMAAHRLPQALALRRRGCDLKILTDSVASAEAIAEFGRANGEVFEVLIEIDTDGHRSGIQPEDPALLDVGRALHDGGMRLGGVLTHAGSSYELDTAEALGAMAEQERTGCVRAAERLRAAHLPCPVVSVGSTPTALSAAQLDGVTEVRAGVYVLFDLVMSNVGVCTTDDIALSVLTTVIGHQTDKGWAIVDAGWMAMSRDRGTQKQKRDYGYGLVCTIDGTVLQGYVLSGANQEHGIVSREGVPDGDIAGRFPVGTRLRILPNHACATGAQFPEYRALAKGGELALWERFHGW